The genomic DNA TTATGCTGAGCAGCCTGGCAGAGGTTTCCATTTATGTGTATGCACCGGATAAGTCCAAGCCACTGCCCTTCCGCTTGCCCCTGGAGGGTGAGCCCACGTTTATAGCTGTTGGCCCTTACAACTTTGCTGCTGGAATCGACAAGCATGTTTGGTTCTACGCTCTCGGAATGACGCTGGGCGAAGAGCCCCGTCCATTGAGTGAGCGGGATTTCCCGCGGAATGTGTCCAGTATGAGGATGAATGCTGAGTACTGTGCTGCGCTCTGTTCACCCCAGTTGATCCTGCAGGCTATCAGTACAGACAATCCCAATTGCAAGGACAAGCTACAGGCCACTTTTCCCAGCGCTCTGCCGAACATGCCCAACGATGCGGTGATCCCATGTTTTGCCTTGAGTCAGGAACTGTTGGTATTTGCAACCGATGTGAGTCTAGATTTTAGCCAGCATGCAAAGCCCACCCTGCAGATGTattgtttgatatttttcaGATTGGACATTTAGTGTTTTACTCGCTGGAAAAATGGGACAGTTGTACAATCTACCGTCACAGCATGGGCATTCGTCAGTTGTTTATGGACATTGAAGGAACTAAGATCATTTTTATTGACGAACATGCTCAAGGATATCTTTTCCTACCCGCACTGGAGGAAGCCTTGCTCATACCGGACATTCCGAAGCAATGCCTCGGCTGCCTTTGGGATCTCACGCAGCCGAACATTTTCATTAGCTACGATGCCAGAATTGTGAACACCCACGTATTTGTGCGCCACTCCGTGCAGGGCACACACACCCTCAAGGTGGGCGAGTCTAAGCTGAATCCTGGCCAATTTCCTCTGCTACTCTGTGGCGGCGAAATGGCACTCCACGTGGATGGCGGACAGTACGCCACACAGTCCCTCAGCACCCATGTTGTAAATCCCAGTAACAGCCAGGCGGCGAATCTCCAACTGCTCCTTCGCCTCAGAAACTATGACGAGGCGTACAAGTTGTGCGAGCAGATGAACTTGAGCAGCGCATGGCGAGAGTTTGGCGAACAGGCGACTGCTGATCTAGAGCCAGACATTGGTAAGATTATTACCACTCATCTGTCCAATCTCCACATATCCACTTTTTCTTTAGCTATTCGGGCCTATCGACGATTGGGCGACGCTGCTCTGGTACATGCGTTAAGTGAGCTGCGATATGTGGAGGATCTAGACATGTTgatcggctgctgctgcacgattTTGGCTCAGTACGAGCAGGCCAAGGAGCATATGCTCAAGGGCGTATACACAAGAGCGGCCTTGGAACTGTGTAGAGACCTCCTTCAATGGGATCAGGCTCTTCTTCTGGCGCACAAGCACGACCCACAAGAGGTGCCCTACATAGCGAGGGAAtatgcccagcagctggaatTCACGTATGCAAGTTGTCAGAGCAACTAGAGATCAGGAATTCTATGTTTTTCCGTTACTTTCCAGTGGTAACTATGCGGACGCTTTGTATCACTACGAGAAGGGTTACAAGGAGGATTTAATTAACGACAAGGATGCCGAACAGTCGTCTGCAATGGAAAGTGCACCTGAGTACGAGGAGCACGTACGTCTCTGCAAGATGGGCATTGCCCGAACTTCAATACGTGCCGGAGATTTTCGACGAGGCGTAAGTAATTCTTTCTCTGGGAAGCAGTTCAGAAAAGTTGATTACTTACCCGTCCACAGATTCAATATGCCGTGGAGCTACTGGATAAGCAGCTTCTCTTCGACTGTGCGGAGCTATTGGCTACAGTCGGACATCTGACCGAGGCTGCGGGTCTTTATGAGCGAGGAGGGTTTTACGATGAGGCCTGTGGCCATTACATTGCTCTGAAGATGTGGCATAAGGCCAACAATGTACTTTCCAAGGTGAAGAGCAGCAAATTGCATGCAGCCTATGCCAGGGCCAAAGAAAGTGACGGCCATTTCGAAGAAGCCATTCGGTGCTATCGCATTGCTGGGGACTTGGATGCATGCGTTAGGATTTACCTTGATCATTTATGTGATCCTCATGCAGCCTCGGAAATTGTCTTGGAATCACGATCGATGGACGCTGCTAAACTGCTGGCCAAGTTTTATCAGAAGATTGGAGATATAGAACAGGCTCTTCAGTTTCTCGTTATCTGCGGATGTGTGGAGGAAGCCTTCGCTCTTGCCCAGCGGCACAACAAGCTGCGGCGGCATGGCGAACTCCTGGAACGCTATGAAAATGCGAAATCCTCCGACTATCTGGCCCTGGCTCACTACTTCGAGAGTGAGAAGTATACACTGCAGGCTGGAAAGTATTACTTTTTGGCCCGTGAGTTCACCAAAGCCATGCGGTTTCTGCTGAAAGCCTCTGCGTTCAACAACGAGGAACAGCTGGCTCTCTCCCTGGCAATTGACTGCGTGGCTACATCGAACAACGAGCAGCTGGCCTCGCAACTCATCGAGTTTCTCTTGGGTGATGTGGATGGTGTTCCCAAAGATCCACGCTACCTGTTCCGCCTGTACATGGCACGAAAGCACTATAAGGATGCGGCCAAGACAGCCGTCATAATTGCCAATCAGGAACAGATAGCTGGAAACTACAAATCCGCCCGGGACCTGCTCTACTCCATGTATCAGGAACTGCGGCGCAACAACCTGTCAGTGTCGGCCGAAATGCGGCACAATTTAATACTTCTGCACCGATACACGCTCGTCCGCATACATGTGAAGCTGGGTAATCATCTGCTGGCCGCAAAGCTATTGGTGCAGGTGGCTGCTTGCATATCCCAGTTCCCAGAGCGTAAGCATCGATTTATTCGTATTATGTGTGGATCGATAGTGTCGTTGCCTTTTCAGACATTATACCCATTCTCACCTCCACCGTCATTGAATGCCAGCGTGCGGGTCTCAAGAAGTCTGCGTTCACCTATGCCTCCACGTTGATGCGTCCGGACTACCGAAATCAACTGGATACTCGCTATGCCAAGAAAATTGAATCTGTCGTCCGCAAGGCCCCAAAGGGTATTAAACAATTGCGCGATGAGATTGACGATGAGACCATGGAGTGTCCCATATGCGATTCCAACTTGGCCAATATGGAAGTGACGTGCTATAGCTGCAAGACAACGCTACCCATCTGCATAGCAACGGGTCAGCACATCATCAAAACTCTAATGACCTCCTGCCCGCAATGCGATTTTCTCTGCTTCCGTGCAGAGATGGAAAAGTGAGTCGAAGCTGTAATAAAGGTCTAATGTGGTATTATATCCTTTATCCTTCTTTTAGGATACTCTCTGAGAATGGCGAATGCCCCATGTGTGGGGAGCAAGTGGCCCCCGAACAGCTGCTGGATGTGGAGGACATACGTCCATACATCCTGGCGGCATCTTAGAATCGAGTGACAACATGACTGGAATTAACGAATAGACTGCACAGCACCATAAAACACCAAATAATAGATTTAAGTTCCAAGCACAAATCACACTTTTTAAATCACTAGACAAAacgtttataaataaacaccTCTTAAAGCCCAGTGGTTTTCAACAGTTCTTTCTCAAATAACTCGTAAACGAGATTGCACGCGAGCAAAATTGTCCCGCAAAGTGTAATTGAGTTTTCGTGGGTTAAGTCATGCGATATAATTTGCGAGCTTTTGGTTTGCTGGGTTTTCATTTCATGGTATTTTTACAACGCGTTAGTTCATTTTGAAAACGCCGTGACTAATTTGTTCCAGCTTGcgaattttgatttattttcattctAAATTCTTATTTAATCATTCCCAAAGATTTGTGATATCAACTGCACGTCCCAGTAGACCCTAGTCAAGAATATAAGAGATGGCTGATTTTGTCAAAGTTAATGTATCCAACTCGCATAACGATGCCGTTGCATTCGAGGTGAAGCTTGCCAAAGACTTGACCATCGATGCGCTAAAGGTACGTCCACATGGAGACATATTTCTAGAAAATCGAACATTTCAGGGAACATCCACTTTCATGGTGGTTTCTTTCTGCAGAGTAAGCTGGAAATATTGACGGGAGGCAGTGCCGGCACGATGAAAGTAGAAGTTTTCAAGGGCGACAAGTGCTTGGGCAGCCTGGATAACAACGATGCCCAGCTGGGATACTATGTAAATTGCGATGGCCTTCGCCTTCACGTCATCGATGCCTTCGCCAGCTTCTGCTTTGACGCCCCCGTTGAGAAGTTCGAGCTGAGCAAAGACCAGTACGACCAAAGGTCCGACTCAGTGCGGAATTACCTGAAACAAAATCGCCTGGGGAAGTACAACGAGGAGGAAATGCAGCAGATTGAGGAAAAGAAGCGTCAGCAAGCGGAAGAGCTGCAGAGGCAGGCCGAGCTGTGTGTCCTAGATAAACGATGCGAGGTAAACGAGTTGAATAGAACCTGCAAGAGAACAATATATTGATTGCTCTACTCTCTGATGCTCCAGGTGACTGTGCAGGGCAATCCACGACGCCGTGGAACGATCAAGTACAATGGACCCCTTGAGGGGAAGAGTGGTATATTCATTGGAATACAATATGATGAACCACTGGGAAAGAATAACGGAAGGTACCTGTCTATCATGACACACACGATTCGAAATTGCCAACTTACGTCTTTCCATTTTTTACAGTGTCAATGGTAAAGTGTACTTTGTGTGCCCACCAAATTATGGTGGCTTCGTCTCGCCGTTATCCGTGACTGTGGGTGATTTTCCACCAGAAGACTTCAACCTTGATGAAGAACTCTGAACATTTTTCAATCCACCTATCCAATCTCGCATCGCACATCTCACACTTTAAATGAAAGACTAAACAAAAACCTAACTTTAGTTATgccattttatatttattaattaaaacatctatgtatgtatatcagaTAATCTTACAACATGATTATTTGTAAATTCTATAATCGGGTTTATCATTTTTTCTGATTTAATGGTGTTGTCAATCATTCACATCTGTTTATTTTACGCGTAACTCAACCTTTTGTagacaaaataaataccaGAAGTAAGAATACGCTATCAAATATTGTGCAATAAGGATCTGCGGATTGATGGCCGCTGATTGATGACAACAGAACTGTCTGCAAACTGTCAAAGATCTCTTCTAGGTTGGGCGGTAGGGGAGCTTTCTACGTGAGGATATTTTCCGAGGCAATATATGTATTAAGCTTGCTTGCtttatatgtttatttatgcttGTATTATatacttatgtgtgtgtgtatggttgtatgcatgtatgtatttttcatTCTTAATgctaatatttattaataaattgcaaTCAGCTGTCgtttaacaacaaatacatatatataaaacgTTGCATGCATTTACTCGAAGGTCTAGAAGTGTTTTAGAAATGCGTCACAATCATGATGGTTTGCAAACTTTAAGTGTAACTATGTTTTGGTATTAATAGACTGATTTTGAGCCTCCACATACTTGTCAAATCAACTAAGATAAATGGTCTTTAACGGCTTTTTCTACATCTCACTTGTTGAGATCGGTTCTGCTTTAGTAAAACCCATTTTCTTCTCCATAACGCATTAAAGTCTGATTCTGCATAAAGCTCAAGCCCAGCCTCTAtcctctgtgtgtttgggttgTCCGAATATAGATGAACTTGGTGGGCAACTATGTAAATAATTGGCCATAATTGCATTCGAgttttacatatatttcgtTTCCGATCGGTTGAGTAAACTTGAAGCCTTAACAGTAgataatatatgtacgtacatctCTTTCCTGTGTTCTATGAACTGttcaaattgaatgaaattaacCAAAACTTCAGGTATACAAGTACCAATTTATACCAACTACCATATTCGAGCAGATCTTAACATTtacaattgctgctgcttttgttgttgatttctCATTATGTCGAGGAAGAACTTCGGCTTTCCGAGCTGCAATCCGAGCACTGATACTTTATACTAATATACCTGATGCTGCCCTTAAGCTTTGCAAACAACGTTCTTTAAAGTATCTcttaaaaatgaaacaacCCGAATTTGGATATCAGTGTATATTGTGTACTTTGATAACTTCCTTGCCAagcaattattttttgtttttactggATATCGACACATAAATGCAGTTTATAGAGCGTTGATTTGTTCttgttaatatttattattattgttttattgaattgtgtgtgtgtgtgtgtgtgtgtttgtttctttttgtcatgattatatttatatacttgtattttgttgtttccttctCTAGACTCCTAACAATTACGGtattgtatgtaaatgtgtgcgTATCTATGTGGGTTCTAATGCATTGTCAGTGTAGATACAGAGCTCGTCTGCTCGATTGTTATACGagcacatgcatatgcatgttgTAGTTTATCCAATGCGTTAGATCAATGAAGGATACTAACACGTACGAGTACTACTATTTACTTGAGATTCTGTGTACGCACCGACCCAAATATTTTAGCAAAACATACATAATTGATGCGTATTCTACATATCTCTTCACATATCTAGAATTATATTTCGCATGTGGTTCGACGACCCGGTTCCATTATATTTAGAGTGTTGTGGTGCGTAGCATTGCCACATGCGATTTGGTGTTTGGTTTCTCCTCAGCCTGTTCGGTTGGGACCTGCGACTCCTTTGATATTGTGCTGGTCCTGGGTGCACCTTTTTTTTCCGACCCACCGTGCCGGAAGGCTGTTAGTTTGCGCACAATGAGGCTGCCCGTGTGTTTGAGGTTCCTTTTTATTCGATTACttccgccgctgccgctgccactgccactgtcatCCCCTCTGCTCTTTTGGCCACCGATGTCCGTAGATGTGGTCGTTGGACCTTTGCTTGCCGCTTTGATAGATTCATGCGCTTTATGTTCGACGCCCTCGCCATCCTCCTCCAAAATGGCGTTTATCGTATTTAATTCACTGCAGAGGGGCAGGACAATTGAATCGCTGGGCTGCGCATCAATACCCAGCGAGTCCTTATCACGCACTATGCCGAGCCGTGCTGCCTGTATATCGTCGCCTGCCTCCAGATTTTCCTTGGAGCTAAAGGGCGAGTACATGTGAAAAGCCGAATGCAATGATCCAGATTTTTTCGAGTCCTCGTTTCCCGCGCTAGACAGCCTGCTCTTCTTGCGCCGCTGCGAGCCATGCTGACTGGTCAGGGATCGGCACATAAGCGAGAGATCTGACAGCTTACTGCTACCGTCATTGCTGGCCGTGCGACGGTAGTCAGATGAGATGTTGTCGGCATCAGTATCcctggcggcagcagcggcggctaTCCCCTCATGGTTATTTTGGTTAAGTCACAGACGTAGGTCAAAAGCAATGCGAGACGCAATGTTCTTGAAACCAATGCTGGTGCCTGAAAAAATACGAGGAGAAAAGGGTGTTGTTGCAGCAGGTGATCTGGTAGTGCCAGTAAATAATTGCACACTCACCAGAGATCCGCTTAAAGCGCACCCCATTCAAGGAGAGTCGCGGCAGCTTGCACACTTCAATCTCCCACTGCACCAAGGAGTCCGTATTGGGATCGCCATGCACGCACCAGAGCACAAACCTAATCGAATTCAAATGGTAAATTCATTATCCTCCTAATTCATCTATCCTGTCTCCTCAC from Drosophila subobscura isolate 14011-0131.10 chromosome E, UCBerk_Dsub_1.0, whole genome shotgun sequence includes the following:
- the LOC117890923 gene encoding WD repeat-containing protein 19 isoform X2, whose amino-acid sequence is MSFEKILYKYEDPHGIGDVYFIWQKALLATTGTDGSVALYNRQGQLVQRIILAGLCSGFAWDNDGDLLGIITSGSPNITLWDYGTQEKISVETGLRDPLTCILWSKQQQLLAVGTGRGNLAIYNHRSGKRPTPVLGKHSKRITCGAWSAQNLLALGSEDKSFSLSNEDGDTVRVVQLRDAPTDMYFAEMANDDRIAGDNAISMIIGKRTLFLYYLPDPENPTELGFQSRYGSLLQHKWFGDGYILLGFSNGHVVAISTHPKDVGQELWQVKNHKDTLTGLAYCPTLDIVASCGDDSIKIHSITNLQETERIITVPDHAGVQMIDWSPDGQLLAVTTNSGTVYIYVTKLPQIFAVSAPRIVMLSSLAEVSIYVYAPDKSKPLPFRLPLEGEPTFIAVGPYNFAAGIDKHVWFYALGMTLGEEPRPLSERDFPRNVSSMRMNAEYCAALCSPQLILQAISTDNPNCKDKLQATFPSALPNMPNDAVIPCFALSQELLVFATDIGHLVFYSLEKWDSCTIYRHSMGIRQLFMDIEGTKIIFIDEHAQGYLFLPALEEALLIPDIPKQCLGCLWDLTQPNIFISYDARIVNTHVFVRHSVQGTHTLKVGESKLNPGQFPLLLCGGEMALHVDGGQYATQSLSTHVVNPSNSQAANLQLLLRLRNYDEAYKLCEQMNLSSAWREFGEQATADLEPDIAIRAYRRLGDAALVHALSELRYVEDLDMLIGCCCTILAQYEQAKEHMLKGVYTRAALELCRDLLQWDQALLLAHKHDPQEVPYIAREYAQQLEFTGNYADALYHYEKGYKEDLINDKDAEQSSAMESAPEYEEHVRLCKMGIARTSIRAGDFRRGIQYAVELLDKQLLFDCAELLATVGHLTEAAGLYERGGFYDEACGHYIALKMWHKANNVLSKVKSSKLHAAYARAKESDGHFEEAIRCYRIAGDLDACVRIYLDHLCDPHAASEIVLESRSMDAAKLLAKFYQKIGDIEQALQFLVICGCVEEAFALAQRHNKLRRHGELLERYENAKSSDYLALAHYFESEKYTLQAGKYYFLAREFTKAMRFLLKASAFNNEEQLALSLAIDCVATSNNEQLASQLIEFLLGDVDGVPKDPRYLFRLYMARKHYKDAAKTAVIIANQEQIAGNYKSARDLLYSMYQELRRNNLSVSAEMRHNLILLHRYTLVRIHVKLGNHLLAAKLLVQVAACISQFPEHIIPILTSTVIECQRAGLKKSAFTYASTLMRPDYRNQLDTRYAKKIESVVRKAPKGIKQLRDEIDDETMECPICDSNLANMEVTCYSCKTTLPICIATGQHIIKTLMTSCPQCDFLCFRAEMEKILSENGECPMCGEQVAPEQLLDVEDIRPYILAAS
- the LOC117892666 gene encoding uncharacterized protein LOC117892666, with product MCRSLTSQHGSQRRKKSRLSSAGNEDSKKSGSLHSAFHMYSPFSSKENLEAGDDIQAARLGIVRDKDSLGIDAQPSDSIVLPLCSELNTINAILEEDGEGVEHKAHESIKAASKGPTTTSTDIGGQKSRGDDSGSGSGSGGSNRIKRNLKHTGSLIVRKLTAFRHGGSEKKGAPRTSTISKESQVPTEQAEEKPNTKSHVAMLRTTTL
- the LOC117890923 gene encoding WD repeat-containing protein 19 isoform X1 encodes the protein MSFEKILYKYEDPHGIGDVYFIWQKALLATTGTDGSVALYNRQGQLVQRIILAGLCSGFAWDNDGDLLGIITSGSPNITLWDYGTQEKISVETGLRDPLTCILWSKQQQLLAVGTGRGNLAIYNHRSGKRPTPVLGKHSKRITCGAWSAQNLLALGSEDKSFSLSNEDGDTVRVVQLRDAPTDMYFAEMANDDRIAGDNAISMIIGKRTLFLYYLPDPENPTELGFQSRYGSLLQHKWFGDGYILLGFSNGHVVAISTHPKDVGQELWQVKNHKDTLTGLAYCPTLDIVASCGDDSSIKIHSITNLQETERIITVPDHAGVQMIDWSPDGQLLAVTTNSGTVYIYVTKLPQIFAVSAPRIVMLSSLAEVSIYVYAPDKSKPLPFRLPLEGEPTFIAVGPYNFAAGIDKHVWFYALGMTLGEEPRPLSERDFPRNVSSMRMNAEYCAALCSPQLILQAISTDNPNCKDKLQATFPSALPNMPNDAVIPCFALSQELLVFATDIGHLVFYSLEKWDSCTIYRHSMGIRQLFMDIEGTKIIFIDEHAQGYLFLPALEEALLIPDIPKQCLGCLWDLTQPNIFISYDARIVNTHVFVRHSVQGTHTLKVGESKLNPGQFPLLLCGGEMALHVDGGQYATQSLSTHVVNPSNSQAANLQLLLRLRNYDEAYKLCEQMNLSSAWREFGEQATADLEPDIAIRAYRRLGDAALVHALSELRYVEDLDMLIGCCCTILAQYEQAKEHMLKGVYTRAALELCRDLLQWDQALLLAHKHDPQEVPYIAREYAQQLEFTGNYADALYHYEKGYKEDLINDKDAEQSSAMESAPEYEEHVRLCKMGIARTSIRAGDFRRGIQYAVELLDKQLLFDCAELLATVGHLTEAAGLYERGGFYDEACGHYIALKMWHKANNVLSKVKSSKLHAAYARAKESDGHFEEAIRCYRIAGDLDACVRIYLDHLCDPHAASEIVLESRSMDAAKLLAKFYQKIGDIEQALQFLVICGCVEEAFALAQRHNKLRRHGELLERYENAKSSDYLALAHYFESEKYTLQAGKYYFLAREFTKAMRFLLKASAFNNEEQLALSLAIDCVATSNNEQLASQLIEFLLGDVDGVPKDPRYLFRLYMARKHYKDAAKTAVIIANQEQIAGNYKSARDLLYSMYQELRRNNLSVSAEMRHNLILLHRYTLVRIHVKLGNHLLAAKLLVQVAACISQFPEHIIPILTSTVIECQRAGLKKSAFTYASTLMRPDYRNQLDTRYAKKIESVVRKAPKGIKQLRDEIDDETMECPICDSNLANMEVTCYSCKTTLPICIATGQHIIKTLMTSCPQCDFLCFRAEMEKILSENGECPMCGEQVAPEQLLDVEDIRPYILAAS
- the LOC117892665 gene encoding tubulin-folding cofactor B, whose protein sequence is MADFVKVNVSNSHNDAVAFEVKLAKDLTIDALKSKLEILTGGSAGTMKVEVFKGDKCLGSLDNNDAQLGYYVNCDGLRLHVIDAFASFCFDAPVEKFELSKDQYDQRSDSVRNYLKQNRLGKYNEEEMQQIEEKKRQQAEELQRQAELCVLDKRCEVTVQGNPRRRGTIKYNGPLEGKSGIFIGIQYDEPLGKNNGSVNGKVYFVCPPNYGGFVSPLSVTVGDFPPEDFNLDEEL